The following are encoded in a window of Streptomyces sp. 11x1 genomic DNA:
- a CDS encoding serine protease: MRRSFARLLAVAATTAVIPLVSPPPAMAEVVIGGHPVEISQAPWTVALSSRDRFGGTRAGQFCGGVVVGPTTVLTAAHCLSEGVLGGPPERVPDLRVISGRAELQSAEGEEIPVSGAWVNPEYDPYTNAGDFAVVTLAAPLPESSVIALAGVGDAAYAPGTPTAVYGWGDTTGAGDYTQGLRAASVQVLADAVCERAYPGSAEGRYQSDSMVCAGEQNGGRDACQGDSGGPLVARGKLIGLVSWGSGCGLAGNPGVYTRGSYVARVLAESR, translated from the coding sequence ATGCGTCGATCGTTCGCCCGACTGCTGGCCGTCGCGGCCACCACGGCCGTCATACCGCTGGTGTCACCGCCACCGGCGATGGCCGAGGTGGTCATCGGCGGTCATCCGGTCGAGATCTCCCAGGCGCCCTGGACGGTGGCGCTCTCCAGCCGTGACCGGTTCGGAGGTACGCGGGCCGGACAGTTCTGCGGCGGTGTCGTGGTCGGTCCCACGACGGTGCTGACGGCCGCGCACTGCCTCAGCGAGGGCGTCCTGGGGGGACCGCCGGAACGCGTCCCCGACCTGCGGGTCATCTCCGGTCGCGCCGAGCTGCAGTCGGCCGAGGGCGAGGAGATCCCGGTGAGCGGCGCCTGGGTCAACCCCGAGTACGACCCCTATACGAACGCGGGGGACTTCGCGGTGGTCACCCTCGCCGCGCCGCTGCCCGAGAGCTCCGTCATCGCACTGGCGGGCGTAGGGGACGCGGCGTACGCGCCGGGCACGCCGACGGCGGTCTACGGCTGGGGGGACACCACGGGCGCCGGGGACTACACACAGGGTCTGCGGGCCGCCTCGGTGCAGGTACTGGCCGACGCCGTCTGCGAGCGGGCCTATCCCGGCAGCGCCGAGGGCCGGTACCAGTCCGACTCCATGGTGTGTGCCGGGGAGCAGAACGGCGGCCGGGACGCCTGCCAGGGGGACAGCGGAGGGCCGCTGGTCGCCCGGGGGAAGCTGATCGGCCTCGTGTCGTGGGGCAGCGGCTGTGGGCTCGCCGGAAATCCCGGCGTCTACACCAGGGGCTCGTACGTGGCCCGGGTGCTGGCGGAAAGCCGCTGA
- a CDS encoding RNA polymerase sigma factor → MFVSASTSRTLPPEIAESVSVMALIERGKAEGQIAGDDVRRAFEADQIPATQWKNVLRSLNQILEEEGVTLMVSAAEPKRTRKSVAAKSPAKRTATKTVAAKTVTTKKATATAAPAVPAADASAEDAAPAKKAAAKKAVAKKAAPAKKTVAAKKTAAKKTTAKKDDVELIDEEVLEETPGGKPGEEPEGTESAGFVLSDEDEDDAPAQQVAAAGATADPVKDYLKQIGKVPLLNAEQEVELAKRIEAGLFAEDKLANADKLAPKLKRELEIIAEDGRRAKNHLLEANLRLVVSLAKRYTGRGMLFLDLIQEGNLGLIRAVEKFDYTKGYKFSTYATWWIRQAITRAMADQARTIRIPVHMVEVINKLARVQRQMLQDLGREPTPEELAKELDMTPEKVIEVQKYGREPISLHTPLGEDGDSEFGDLIEDSEAVVPADAVSFTLLQEQLHSVLDTLSEREAGVVSMRFGLTDGQPKTLDEIGKVYGVTRERIRQIESKTMSKLRHPSRSQVLRDYLD, encoded by the coding sequence TTGTTCGTGTCGGCCAGCACATCCCGTACGCTCCCGCCGGAGATCGCCGAGTCCGTCTCTGTCATGGCGCTCATTGAGCGGGGAAAGGCTGAGGGGCAGATCGCCGGCGACGATGTGCGTCGGGCCTTCGAAGCTGACCAGATTCCGGCCACTCAGTGGAAGAACGTACTGCGCAGCCTCAACCAGATCCTCGAGGAAGAGGGTGTGACGCTGATGGTCAGTGCCGCAGAGCCCAAGCGCACCCGAAAGAGCGTCGCAGCGAAGAGTCCGGCCAAGCGCACCGCCACCAAGACGGTCGCGGCGAAGACGGTGACCACCAAGAAGGCCACCGCGACAGCCGCCCCCGCGGTGCCTGCGGCCGATGCCTCCGCCGAGGACGCCGCACCCGCCAAGAAGGCCGCCGCCAAGAAGGCGGTCGCCAAGAAGGCGGCCCCCGCCAAGAAGACCGTCGCCGCCAAGAAGACGGCGGCCAAGAAGACCACCGCAAAGAAGGACGACGTCGAGCTGATCGACGAAGAGGTCCTGGAGGAGACCCCGGGCGGCAAGCCGGGCGAGGAGCCCGAGGGCACCGAGAGCGCCGGCTTCGTCCTGTCCGACGAGGACGAGGACGACGCGCCCGCCCAGCAGGTCGCGGCCGCCGGTGCCACCGCCGACCCGGTCAAGGACTACCTCAAGCAGATCGGCAAGGTCCCGCTGCTCAACGCTGAGCAGGAGGTCGAGCTCGCCAAGCGCATCGAGGCCGGTCTGTTCGCCGAGGACAAGCTGGCCAACGCCGACAAGCTCGCCCCCAAGCTCAAGCGCGAGCTGGAGATCATCGCCGAGGACGGCCGCCGCGCCAAGAACCACCTCCTGGAGGCCAACCTCCGTCTGGTGGTCTCCCTGGCCAAGCGCTACACCGGCCGCGGCATGCTGTTCCTGGACCTGATCCAGGAAGGCAACCTCGGTCTGATCCGCGCGGTCGAGAAGTTCGACTACACCAAGGGCTACAAGTTCTCCACGTACGCCACCTGGTGGATCCGTCAGGCGATCACCCGCGCCATGGCCGACCAGGCCCGCACCATCCGTATCCCGGTGCACATGGTCGAGGTCATCAACAAGCTGGCGCGTGTGCAGCGCCAGATGCTCCAGGACCTGGGCCGCGAGCCCACCCCGGAGGAGCTGGCCAAGGAACTCGACATGACCCCCGAGAAGGTCATCGAGGTCCAGAAGTACGGCCGCGAGCCCATTTCCCTGCACACCCCGCTGGGCGAGGACGGCGACAGCGAGTTCGGTGACCTCATCGAGGACTCCGAGGCCGTCGTCCCGGCCGATGCGGTCAGCTTCACGCTTCTGCAGGAGCAGCTCCACTCGGTGCTGGACACCCTGTCCGAGCGCGAGGCAGGCGTCGTCTCCATGCGCTTCGGCCTCACCGACGGTCAGCCGAAGACCCTCGACGAGATCGGCAAGGTCTACGGCGTGACGCGTGAGCGGATCCGCCAGATCGAGTCCAAGACGATGTCGAAGCTGCGCCACCCGTCCCGCTCGCAGGTGCTGCGCGACTACCTCGACTAG